One window of the Rosa rugosa chromosome 3, drRosRugo1.1, whole genome shotgun sequence genome contains the following:
- the LOC133736992 gene encoding uncharacterized protein LOC133736992 isoform X2: protein MELSFTQGRWNYDQWGGFDPISSSNAKPPGVELWAVFDVPHEQVDDSWKNLTHALSGLFCASINFLESSTTYSAPDWGYRPDSGSLRYGSLPREAVCTENLTPWLKLLPCRDKAGLSTLMDRPSIYKGYYHSQRLRLTSSEFEPEGVGSGIVLEQTLTVVVQPSRQRPVRSYSHETKLQPSWSLTSIFGRKVSSRCVLAKSSIVYLQLDGGLIAELDSLQKENMIYSADNYVSEGVRSNACFEVSVKPDRVLKETKGVEKKNPSVLYEFSIDKYNESVPFDLGLIWKVPVAWSCQKAPLHVSRFLMGSGNERGAIAISLRSTELTDELLHTETSEGTCKLEVKIFQVVPWYIKVYFHTLQVFVNEEPQAVSDVVEKMRVSPSVDKLSPGVMEMLLKFPCGMKSAAITLDFDKGFLHIDEYPPDANQGFDIPSAIISFPNFHTSMQFLKDESSDKSAILSKFEEKSAVLAYTEVLLVPLTTPDFSMPYNVITITCTVCALYFGSLLNVLRRRVGEEERLENKEKEPGRLRQLLFRLYAKITGRPLEPVESTSTSSSSSSSKLGFIILVAGIAVIWQVYYG, encoded by the exons ATGGAGTTATCTTTCACACAAGGACGCTGGAATTATGATCAGTGGGGTGGGTTTGATCCCATATCAAGCAGCAATGCCAAACCTCCTGGAGTTGAGTTGTGGGCTGTATTTGATGTCCCTCATGAACAGGTGGATGATTCCTGGAAGAATTTAACCCATGCTCTTTCAGGTCTCTTCTGTGCTTCAATCAACTTTCTAGAATCTTCTACAACATATTCTGCTCCTGACTGGGGTTATCGCCCAGATTCAGGCAGCCTGAGGTATGGTTCATTGCCCCGTGAGGCTGTTTGCACTGAGAACCTAACACCCTGGCTGAAACTCCTTCCTTGTCGAGATAAAGCTGGGCTCTCTACATTAATGGATAGACCATCTATCTACAAGGGATATTATCATTCACAGCGGTTGCGCTTGACATCAAGTGAATTTGAACCAGAGGGGGTAGGCTCCGGCATTGTCCTGGAACAAACACTCACAGTGGTTGTACAGCCTTCTCGTCAGAGACCTGTGAGGAGCTATTCTCATGAAACAAAATTGCAACCCAGCTGGTCCTTGACTTCAATTTTTGGAAGGAAGGTCAGTAGTAGATGTGTTCTTGCCAAGTCTTCCATTGTATATCTTCAGCTTGATGGCGGTCTAATTGCTGAACTGGATAGTTTGCAGAAAGAAAATATGATATATAGTGCTGATAATTATGTATCTGAAGGTGTTAGGAGCAACGCTTGCTTTGAAGTATCTGTTAAGCCTGATAGGGTGTTAAAAGAAACGAAAGGCGTTGAAAAAAAGAACCCATCTGTTCTGTATGAATTTTCTATTGACAAGTACAATGAGTCTGTGCCGTTTGATTTAGGCCTAATTTGGAAGGTTCCTGTAGCTTGGTCCTGTCAGAAAGCACCGTTACATGTTAGTAGGTTCTTGATGGGAAGTGGGAATGAAAGGGGCGCTATTGCAATATCCTTGAGATCTACGGAATTGACTGATGAGCTGTTGCATACTGAAACGAGTGAAGGCACGTGCAAATTGGAAGTAAAAATTTTTCAGGTTGTGCCATGGTATATCAAGGTTTATTTTCATACACTGCAAGTGTTTGTTAATGAAGAACCTCAAGCGGTTTCAGATGTTGTTGAAAAGATGCGTGTTTCTCCCTCTGTAGACAAGTTGTCACCTGGGGTTATGGAGATGCTTCTGAAATTCCCTTGTGGAATGAAATCGGCGGCAATAACTTTAGACTTTGATAAG GGGTTTTTGCATATTGATGAATATCCCCCAGATGCCAATCAGGGATTTGATATTCCATCAGCCATAATAAGCTTTCCCAACTTCCATACAAGTATGCAGTTTTTGAAAGATGAGTCTTCGGATAAGTCTGCCATCTTATCAAAATTTGAG GAAAAGAGCGCTGTTCTGGCATACACAGAAGTATTACTTGTACCCTTGACAACTCCTGATTTTAGCATGCCGTACAATGTTATCACAATTACATGTACTGTATGTGCTTTGTATTTTGGTTCCTTGCTCAATGTACTTCGAAGACGGGTTGGTGAGGAGGAAAGATTGGAGAACAAAG AGAAGGAACCTGGTCGGCTTCGTCAGCTGCTATTCAGGCTATATGCCAAGATCACTGGAAGACCATTGGAGCCCGTTGAGTCAACCTCCACTTCATCATCCTCCAGCAGTTCAAAACTAGGATTCATTATACTAGTGGCTGGAATTGCTGTCATTTGGCAAGTTTATTATGGATGA
- the LOC133736993 gene encoding uncharacterized protein LOC133736993 — translation MSENKARTIKLFCPSVPSTARVLVAPLEQRLDLGSIARTFGLDPSTVKLNGHFISRGTDLVASSVTWKSLLSFFSAKGLSTGENDANPLVVDGKLCKVGNKRRGHDAVKTIGYLTEDEDSKHGKKTRTGDPGFWSALNGICSKRKQLPEDLNLLKKLKINETNPDNQGRSRDLCNNISNTNTQFRCSYTSGQAKRMREDEAVEVSPRKKMR, via the exons ATGTCAGAAAACAAAGCCAGAACGATCAAGCTGTTCTGCCCATCGGTTCCGAGCACAGCCCGAGTACTGGTGGCACCGTTGGAGCAGAGGCTGGACTTGGGCTCCATAGCCCGGACGTTTGGGCTCGACCCATCGACGGTGAAGCTCAACGGCCACTTCATCAGCAGAGGAACCGACCTCGTCGCCTCCTCAGTCACATGGAAGTCcctcctctctttcttctccgcCAAGGGACTCTCCACCGGGGAAAACGACGCCAACCCGCTTGTTGTTGATGGCAAGCTCTGCAAAGTCGGCAACAAGCGTA GAGGACATGATGCTGTAAAGACTATTGGGTATTtgactgaagatgaagatagtAAGCATGGTAAAAAGACGAGGACAGGTGACCCAG GATTCTGGAGTGCCCTCAATGGAATTTGCTCCAAGAGAAAGCAATTGCCGGAAGACTTAAACTTGCTCAAGAAGCTAAAAATTAATGAAACTAACCCCG ATAACCAAGGAAGAAGCAGAGACCTATGCAACAATATCTCAAACACAAATACCCAATTTAGATGCAGCTACACAAGCGGACAAGCGAAGCGAATGAGAGAAGATGAGGCAGTCGAAGTTTCCCCCAGGAAAAAAATGAGATGA
- the LOC133739869 gene encoding uncharacterized protein LOC133739869 isoform X1: MAVPRVNKKLLQELESMGFPTARATRALHYSGNASLEACIDWIIDHENDPDIDQMPLVTVDIDIESPEPFHITEAMKIKAQELRDQTRKKSKEEEKKLELQMEREREKERIRSGKELMEAKQILEDNERKRNIAFRNSEKEEEKRARERIRWKLEQDKLERRVKLGLPPGHTASAKLSIPVRGEIQTVRSVAKSEHIRECLRSLRHNQKDDDARVQRAFQTLLIYVGNVAKNPDQEKFRKIRLGNPSFLDRVGSLIGGIEFLELCGFERTEAGEFLYLPRDKVDMATLYSAASELKSALTNPFFGLLSRDV; encoded by the exons ATGGCTGTTCCTCGAGTAAACAAGAAATTGCTTCAAGAGCTTGAATCAATGGGATTTCCCACAGCTCGGGCAACTCGGGCTCTTCATTATTCAG GTAATGCTAGCTTAGAGGCTTGTATAGACTGGATCATTGATCACGAGAATGACCCGGACATTGATCAGATGCCCTTG GTAACAGTAGACATTGATATTGAATCTCCAGAGCCATTCCATATCACCGAGGCAATGAAAATAAAAGCACAAGAGTTAAG GGATCAAACacgcaagaaaagtaaagaagaagaaaagaaactgGAATTACAAATGGAACGAGAAAGAGAGAAG GAGAGGATTCGATCTGGTAAGGAACTCATGGAAGCAAAGCAAATCTTAGAAGACAATGAAAGAAAACG TAATATAGCATTTCGGAATTCtgagaaagaggaagagaaacgAGCAAGAGAGAGAATTCGCTGGAAACTAGAACAAGATAAG TTAGAAAGAAGAGTTAAGCTTGGATTGCCACCAGGACACACAGCATCTGCGAAACTTTCTATACCTGTGAGGGGGGAAATCCAg ACCGTCCGATCTGTTGCAAAGTCAGAACATATAAGAGAGTGTTTAAGGTCTCTGAGGCACAACCAAAAG GATGATGATGCTAGAGTACAACGAGCCTTCCAAACTCTGCTGATTTATGTTGGAAATGTTGCAAAGAATCCCGATCAAGAAAAATTCCGGAAGATTAGACTCGGTAATCCGTCATTCTTG GATAGAGTTGGAAGTTTGATTGGAGGAATAGAGTTTCTTGAGCTCTGTGGGTTTGAGAGAACTGAAGCAGGAGAGTTCTTGTATCTTCCTCGTGATAAGGTTGACATGGCAACATTATACTCCGCTGCTTCTGAACTGAAGTCTGCATTGACAAACCCTTTCTTTGGCCTTCTGTCAAGAGATGTGTAA
- the LOC133736992 gene encoding uncharacterized protein LOC133736992 isoform X1 produces the protein MALLFLLLRPILLLSLFHFCPISQSQAASGSPAGEDFSEELLLRPLPDRKLLAHFHFQSRAPHTSSDGRHHHLFPKAISQLVQKFHVKEMELSFTQGRWNYDQWGGFDPISSSNAKPPGVELWAVFDVPHEQVDDSWKNLTHALSGLFCASINFLESSTTYSAPDWGYRPDSGSLRYGSLPREAVCTENLTPWLKLLPCRDKAGLSTLMDRPSIYKGYYHSQRLRLTSSEFEPEGVGSGIVLEQTLTVVVQPSRQRPVRSYSHETKLQPSWSLTSIFGRKVSSRCVLAKSSIVYLQLDGGLIAELDSLQKENMIYSADNYVSEGVRSNACFEVSVKPDRVLKETKGVEKKNPSVLYEFSIDKYNESVPFDLGLIWKVPVAWSCQKAPLHVSRFLMGSGNERGAIAISLRSTELTDELLHTETSEGTCKLEVKIFQVVPWYIKVYFHTLQVFVNEEPQAVSDVVEKMRVSPSVDKLSPGVMEMLLKFPCGMKSAAITLDFDKGFLHIDEYPPDANQGFDIPSAIISFPNFHTSMQFLKDESSDKSAILSKFEEKSAVLAYTEVLLVPLTTPDFSMPYNVITITCTVCALYFGSLLNVLRRRVGEEERLENKEKEPGRLRQLLFRLYAKITGRPLEPVESTSTSSSSSSSKLGFIILVAGIAVIWQVYYG, from the exons ATGgcccttctctttcttcttctcagaCCCATCCTCCTACTCTCCCTTTTTCATTTTTGCCCAATTTCTCAATCCCAAGCTGCCTCAGGATCCCCCGCCGGAGAAGATTTCTCCGAGGAGTTGCTGCTGAGACCATTGCCGGATCGGAAACTGCTCGCCCACTTCCACTTCCAAAGCCGAGCCCCTCATACCAGCTCCGATGGTCGTCATCACCACCTCTTCCCCAAAGCCATATCTCAGCTG GTTCAGAAATTTCATGTTAAGGAAATGGAGTTATCTTTCACACAAGGACGCTGGAATTATGATCAGTGGGGTGGGTTTGATCCCATATCAAGCAGCAATGCCAAACCTCCTGGAGTTGAGTTGTGGGCTGTATTTGATGTCCCTCATGAACAGGTGGATGATTCCTGGAAGAATTTAACCCATGCTCTTTCAGGTCTCTTCTGTGCTTCAATCAACTTTCTAGAATCTTCTACAACATATTCTGCTCCTGACTGGGGTTATCGCCCAGATTCAGGCAGCCTGAGGTATGGTTCATTGCCCCGTGAGGCTGTTTGCACTGAGAACCTAACACCCTGGCTGAAACTCCTTCCTTGTCGAGATAAAGCTGGGCTCTCTACATTAATGGATAGACCATCTATCTACAAGGGATATTATCATTCACAGCGGTTGCGCTTGACATCAAGTGAATTTGAACCAGAGGGGGTAGGCTCCGGCATTGTCCTGGAACAAACACTCACAGTGGTTGTACAGCCTTCTCGTCAGAGACCTGTGAGGAGCTATTCTCATGAAACAAAATTGCAACCCAGCTGGTCCTTGACTTCAATTTTTGGAAGGAAGGTCAGTAGTAGATGTGTTCTTGCCAAGTCTTCCATTGTATATCTTCAGCTTGATGGCGGTCTAATTGCTGAACTGGATAGTTTGCAGAAAGAAAATATGATATATAGTGCTGATAATTATGTATCTGAAGGTGTTAGGAGCAACGCTTGCTTTGAAGTATCTGTTAAGCCTGATAGGGTGTTAAAAGAAACGAAAGGCGTTGAAAAAAAGAACCCATCTGTTCTGTATGAATTTTCTATTGACAAGTACAATGAGTCTGTGCCGTTTGATTTAGGCCTAATTTGGAAGGTTCCTGTAGCTTGGTCCTGTCAGAAAGCACCGTTACATGTTAGTAGGTTCTTGATGGGAAGTGGGAATGAAAGGGGCGCTATTGCAATATCCTTGAGATCTACGGAATTGACTGATGAGCTGTTGCATACTGAAACGAGTGAAGGCACGTGCAAATTGGAAGTAAAAATTTTTCAGGTTGTGCCATGGTATATCAAGGTTTATTTTCATACACTGCAAGTGTTTGTTAATGAAGAACCTCAAGCGGTTTCAGATGTTGTTGAAAAGATGCGTGTTTCTCCCTCTGTAGACAAGTTGTCACCTGGGGTTATGGAGATGCTTCTGAAATTCCCTTGTGGAATGAAATCGGCGGCAATAACTTTAGACTTTGATAAG GGGTTTTTGCATATTGATGAATATCCCCCAGATGCCAATCAGGGATTTGATATTCCATCAGCCATAATAAGCTTTCCCAACTTCCATACAAGTATGCAGTTTTTGAAAGATGAGTCTTCGGATAAGTCTGCCATCTTATCAAAATTTGAG GAAAAGAGCGCTGTTCTGGCATACACAGAAGTATTACTTGTACCCTTGACAACTCCTGATTTTAGCATGCCGTACAATGTTATCACAATTACATGTACTGTATGTGCTTTGTATTTTGGTTCCTTGCTCAATGTACTTCGAAGACGGGTTGGTGAGGAGGAAAGATTGGAGAACAAAG AGAAGGAACCTGGTCGGCTTCGTCAGCTGCTATTCAGGCTATATGCCAAGATCACTGGAAGACCATTGGAGCCCGTTGAGTCAACCTCCACTTCATCATCCTCCAGCAGTTCAAAACTAGGATTCATTATACTAGTGGCTGGAATTGCTGTCATTTGGCAAGTTTATTATGGATGA
- the LOC133739869 gene encoding uncharacterized protein LOC133739869 isoform X2 has product MAVPRVNKKLLQELESMGFPTARATRALHYSGNASLEACIDWIIDHENDPDIDQMPLVTVDIDIESPEPFHITEAMKIKAQEDQTRKKSKEEEKKLELQMEREREKERIRSGKELMEAKQILEDNERKRNIAFRNSEKEEEKRARERIRWKLEQDKLERRVKLGLPPGHTASAKLSIPVRGEIQTVRSVAKSEHIRECLRSLRHNQKDDDARVQRAFQTLLIYVGNVAKNPDQEKFRKIRLGNPSFLDRVGSLIGGIEFLELCGFERTEAGEFLYLPRDKVDMATLYSAASELKSALTNPFFGLLSRDV; this is encoded by the exons ATGGCTGTTCCTCGAGTAAACAAGAAATTGCTTCAAGAGCTTGAATCAATGGGATTTCCCACAGCTCGGGCAACTCGGGCTCTTCATTATTCAG GTAATGCTAGCTTAGAGGCTTGTATAGACTGGATCATTGATCACGAGAATGACCCGGACATTGATCAGATGCCCTTG GTAACAGTAGACATTGATATTGAATCTCCAGAGCCATTCCATATCACCGAGGCAATGAAAATAAAAGCACAAGA GGATCAAACacgcaagaaaagtaaagaagaagaaaagaaactgGAATTACAAATGGAACGAGAAAGAGAGAAG GAGAGGATTCGATCTGGTAAGGAACTCATGGAAGCAAAGCAAATCTTAGAAGACAATGAAAGAAAACG TAATATAGCATTTCGGAATTCtgagaaagaggaagagaaacgAGCAAGAGAGAGAATTCGCTGGAAACTAGAACAAGATAAG TTAGAAAGAAGAGTTAAGCTTGGATTGCCACCAGGACACACAGCATCTGCGAAACTTTCTATACCTGTGAGGGGGGAAATCCAg ACCGTCCGATCTGTTGCAAAGTCAGAACATATAAGAGAGTGTTTAAGGTCTCTGAGGCACAACCAAAAG GATGATGATGCTAGAGTACAACGAGCCTTCCAAACTCTGCTGATTTATGTTGGAAATGTTGCAAAGAATCCCGATCAAGAAAAATTCCGGAAGATTAGACTCGGTAATCCGTCATTCTTG GATAGAGTTGGAAGTTTGATTGGAGGAATAGAGTTTCTTGAGCTCTGTGGGTTTGAGAGAACTGAAGCAGGAGAGTTCTTGTATCTTCCTCGTGATAAGGTTGACATGGCAACATTATACTCCGCTGCTTCTGAACTGAAGTCTGCATTGACAAACCCTTTCTTTGGCCTTCTGTCAAGAGATGTGTAA
- the LOC133739869 gene encoding uncharacterized protein LOC133739869 isoform X3, giving the protein MAVPRVNKKLLQELESMGFPTARATRALHYSGNASLEACIDWIIDHENDPDIDQMPLDLLWLNCSSTHRDQTRKKSKEEEKKLELQMEREREKERIRSGKELMEAKQILEDNERKRNIAFRNSEKEEEKRARERIRWKLEQDKLERRVKLGLPPGHTASAKLSIPVRGEIQTVRSVAKSEHIRECLRSLRHNQKDDDARVQRAFQTLLIYVGNVAKNPDQEKFRKIRLGNPSFLDRVGSLIGGIEFLELCGFERTEAGEFLYLPRDKVDMATLYSAASELKSALTNPFFGLLSRDV; this is encoded by the exons ATGGCTGTTCCTCGAGTAAACAAGAAATTGCTTCAAGAGCTTGAATCAATGGGATTTCCCACAGCTCGGGCAACTCGGGCTCTTCATTATTCAG GTAATGCTAGCTTAGAGGCTTGTATAGACTGGATCATTGATCACGAGAATGACCCGGACATTGATCAGATGCCCTTG GATTTACTTTGGCTCAACTGTTCGTCTACTCACAG GGATCAAACacgcaagaaaagtaaagaagaagaaaagaaactgGAATTACAAATGGAACGAGAAAGAGAGAAG GAGAGGATTCGATCTGGTAAGGAACTCATGGAAGCAAAGCAAATCTTAGAAGACAATGAAAGAAAACG TAATATAGCATTTCGGAATTCtgagaaagaggaagagaaacgAGCAAGAGAGAGAATTCGCTGGAAACTAGAACAAGATAAG TTAGAAAGAAGAGTTAAGCTTGGATTGCCACCAGGACACACAGCATCTGCGAAACTTTCTATACCTGTGAGGGGGGAAATCCAg ACCGTCCGATCTGTTGCAAAGTCAGAACATATAAGAGAGTGTTTAAGGTCTCTGAGGCACAACCAAAAG GATGATGATGCTAGAGTACAACGAGCCTTCCAAACTCTGCTGATTTATGTTGGAAATGTTGCAAAGAATCCCGATCAAGAAAAATTCCGGAAGATTAGACTCGGTAATCCGTCATTCTTG GATAGAGTTGGAAGTTTGATTGGAGGAATAGAGTTTCTTGAGCTCTGTGGGTTTGAGAGAACTGAAGCAGGAGAGTTCTTGTATCTTCCTCGTGATAAGGTTGACATGGCAACATTATACTCCGCTGCTTCTGAACTGAAGTCTGCATTGACAAACCCTTTCTTTGGCCTTCTGTCAAGAGATGTGTAA
- the LOC133739869 gene encoding uncharacterized protein LOC133739869 isoform X4, producing the protein MAVPRVNKKLLQELESMGFPTARATRALHYSGNASLEACIDWIIDHENDPDIDQMPLVTVDIDIESPEPFHITEAMKIKAQELRDQTRKKSKEEEKKLELQMEREREKERIRSGKELMEAKQILEDNERKRNIAFRNSEKEEEKRARERIRWKLEQDKLERRVKLGLPPGHTASAKLSIPVRGEIQTVRSVAKSEHIRECLRSLRHNQKDDDARVQRAFQTLLIYVGNVAKNPDQEKFRKIRLGNPSFLSWKFDWRNRVS; encoded by the exons ATGGCTGTTCCTCGAGTAAACAAGAAATTGCTTCAAGAGCTTGAATCAATGGGATTTCCCACAGCTCGGGCAACTCGGGCTCTTCATTATTCAG GTAATGCTAGCTTAGAGGCTTGTATAGACTGGATCATTGATCACGAGAATGACCCGGACATTGATCAGATGCCCTTG GTAACAGTAGACATTGATATTGAATCTCCAGAGCCATTCCATATCACCGAGGCAATGAAAATAAAAGCACAAGAGTTAAG GGATCAAACacgcaagaaaagtaaagaagaagaaaagaaactgGAATTACAAATGGAACGAGAAAGAGAGAAG GAGAGGATTCGATCTGGTAAGGAACTCATGGAAGCAAAGCAAATCTTAGAAGACAATGAAAGAAAACG TAATATAGCATTTCGGAATTCtgagaaagaggaagagaaacgAGCAAGAGAGAGAATTCGCTGGAAACTAGAACAAGATAAG TTAGAAAGAAGAGTTAAGCTTGGATTGCCACCAGGACACACAGCATCTGCGAAACTTTCTATACCTGTGAGGGGGGAAATCCAg ACCGTCCGATCTGTTGCAAAGTCAGAACATATAAGAGAGTGTTTAAGGTCTCTGAGGCACAACCAAAAG GATGATGATGCTAGAGTACAACGAGCCTTCCAAACTCTGCTGATTTATGTTGGAAATGTTGCAAAGAATCCCGATCAAGAAAAATTCCGGAAGATTAGACTCGGTAATCCGTCATTCTTG AGTTGGAAGTTTGATTGGAGGAATAGAGTTTCTTGA